One Actinomyces respiraculi DNA window includes the following coding sequences:
- a CDS encoding D-alanine--D-alanine ligase family protein, whose translation MSIPTSEPLRIAILAGGLSHERDVSLRSGHRVAKVLKHLGHTVLILDVDARMIASLRAFGPDVVWPLVHGSHGEDGGLQNILIALGLPYVGTHSDGCQRSSFKPTAKATVRTGGVLTPDSVTLPKSYFSQLGAQDVLGVVSGHLGFPVIVKPNQGGSGLGVSLVTNADELRQAMVACFAYDERALIESYVPGREIAVSVVDVGDGPRPLPPVEVVTEGQYDFDARYNPGRSEYFVPARLSEAETSLVQDTALRVHRTLGLGNVSRTDLILAEDGTPWFVDVNVVPGMTETSLLPLAAEADGDLPGLYDALVRHPSVHP comes from the coding sequence GTGTCCATTCCGACGTCAGAACCCCTGCGCATTGCCATCCTTGCCGGCGGACTCAGCCACGAGCGTGACGTATCTCTGCGCTCAGGCCACCGCGTGGCCAAGGTGCTCAAGCACCTGGGGCACACCGTCCTCATCCTCGATGTTGACGCCCGCATGATTGCGTCGCTACGGGCCTTCGGCCCCGACGTCGTGTGGCCACTCGTCCACGGCTCACACGGCGAGGACGGAGGCTTGCAGAACATCCTGATCGCGCTGGGCCTCCCCTATGTGGGAACGCACTCCGACGGCTGCCAGCGCTCGTCCTTCAAGCCCACCGCCAAGGCGACCGTGCGCACCGGTGGTGTGCTCACCCCGGACTCGGTGACGCTACCCAAGTCTTACTTCTCCCAGCTCGGTGCCCAGGATGTCCTCGGCGTCGTCTCCGGCCACCTCGGCTTTCCCGTCATCGTCAAGCCCAATCAAGGCGGATCGGGCCTTGGCGTGTCCCTCGTGACCAACGCGGATGAGCTCCGCCAGGCCATGGTCGCCTGCTTCGCCTACGACGAGCGCGCCCTCATCGAGTCCTACGTTCCTGGCCGGGAGATCGCCGTATCCGTCGTCGACGTCGGCGATGGCCCGCGTCCGCTACCGCCGGTGGAGGTCGTCACGGAGGGTCAGTACGACTTCGACGCGCGCTACAACCCTGGACGTTCCGAGTACTTCGTTCCCGCCCGGTTGAGCGAGGCCGAGACCTCGCTCGTCCAGGACACGGCACTCCGTGTGCACCGGACGCTCGGCCTCGGCAACGTCTCTCGTACTGACCTCATCCTCGCCGAGGACGGAACTCCCTGGTTCGTCGACGTCAACGTTGTCCCTGGAATGACCGAGACCTCTCTTCTCCCGCTCGCTGCCGAGGCCGACGGCGATCTCCCCGGTCTGTACGACGCACTCGTCCGTCACCCGTCAGTACATCCGTGA